Proteins co-encoded in one Papaver somniferum cultivar HN1 chromosome 5, ASM357369v1, whole genome shotgun sequence genomic window:
- the LOC113283177 gene encoding NDR1/HIN1-like protein 3, which yields MAKQSELNGAYYGPSIPPQQSYHSHGRGSRDCGICCFPCCILKMIFQIIFFLLIVLGLAALVVWLILRPINPLKVHVEEVSLTQFNVTDNNILHYNLGVTINLRNPNKKIGVYYDEIEARAFYDGQRFDSITITPFYQGHKNTTIIKPVFKGQRLLPNVQGEYNKDKTEGKFDIEVKLYLKMRFKAGVVKTLKFKPKIMCEFEVPLGSESNPGVGFTAENCEFGYRF from the coding sequence ATGGCAAAGCAATCCGAGTTGAACGGTGCATACTACGGTCCATCAATTCCACCACAACAATCATATCACAGTCATGGCCGTGGAAGTCGCGACTGTGGAATCTGTTGTTTCCCATGCTgtattctcaagatgatcttccaaataatcttctttcttCTCATCGTGTTGGGTTTAGCAGCTCTTGTTGTTTGGTTAATCCTTCGTCCGATTAATCCCTTGAAAGTCCATGTCGAAGAGGTTTCCCTCACTCAATTCAATGTTACAGACAACAACATCCTTCACTACAATCTTGGTGTGACCATAAATCTAAGAAACCCTAACAAGAAAATTGGTGTTTACTACGATGAGATTGAAGCTAGAGCTTTTTACGACGGTCAGCGGTTCGATTCGATCACGATAACACCATTCTATCAAGGCCATAAGAACACAACTATTATTAAACCAGTTTTCAAAGGGCAGAGACTTTTACCAAACGTACAAGGTGAGTACAACAAAGATAAGACTGAAGGGAAGTTCGATATTGAAGTTAAACTCTATCTTAAGATGAGATTCAAGGCCGGTGTTGTTAAGACTTTGAAGTTTAAGCCTAAGATTATGTGTGAGTTTGAAGTTCCTTTGGGTTCTGAGTCTAATCCTGGAGTTGGGTTCACTGCTGAGAACTGTGAATTTGGTTACAGATTCTAA